The Stenotrophomonas sp. BIO128-Bstrain region CACCGGCTGGCGTACCGGCAACCGCCAGGACGAACGTTTCCCGATGTGCAGTACGTTCAAGTTCGTATTGTCTGCGGCGGTCCTGCATCTGGCCGACCAGGGCACGCTCCCGCTGGACCGGCGCATCCCCGTGCGCCAGCAGGACATGCTCTCGCATGCGCCGGTGACGACGCGACACATCGGCAAGGATGTCACCGTGCGCGACCTGTGCCGGGCAACGATGATCACCAGCGACAACCCTGCCGCGAACCTGCTGCTGGGGGTGGTCGGGGGACCGGCCGGGGTGACCGCGTTCCTGCGTGCCAATGGCGATGCGGTGACCCGCAATGATCGGCTCGAGCCGGAGATGAACCGCTTCACTCCCGGCGACCCGCGCGATACCACCAGCCCGGCCGCGATGGCGGCGAGCCTGCAGCGCTTCGTGCTCGGGGATGTGCTGAAGCCTGCCTCGCGGCAGCAGCTGGCGGATTGGCTGATCGACAACGAAACCGGCGATGCGCGGCTGCGTGCCGGTTTGTCCAAGGCGTGGCGGGTCGGCGACAAGACCGGCAGCAACGGGGAGGACACCACCAACGACATCGCCATCCTGTGGCCGCTCGCCGGCGGTGCGCCGTGGGTGCTGACCAGCTACCTGCAGGGCGCGACGGTGGACGATGCCGGCCGCAACGATGTGCTGCGGCAGGTGGCCGTGATCGCCGAAGGCATCATGCAGCAGGCCGGGTAGGCGATACCGCCCGGGAGGCACCGACCGTTGGTCGGTGCGCACGCCGTAGTGCCGGCCGCTGGCCGGCAACCCATGAAACCGGCATCGCCCGCAGCCGGCACCGCTTGGAGCCGGCCAGCGGCCGGCACTACCTGGAGCCGCCGGCCAGCGGCCGGCACTACCGTTCCCGCGTCAGCCTTCGGATTGGCTGGTGCGCACGGCCTCCAGGAACTCCCGGCCCCAGCGATCCACGTCGTAGTACTCCACGCTGCCGAACAGCTGGCGCATGCGTCCGGTGGCTTCCTCGTCGGGCATCGACAACGCCTGCAGCAGGCCAGCGGTGAGGTCGGCCGGGTCATGCGGATTGGTCAGCACCGCGCCCTTCAGCTCGGCCGCCGCCCCGGCGAATTCGCTGAGCACCAGCACGCCGTTGCTGCCCTCGATCCCCTGCGTGGCCACGAACTCCTTGGACACCAGGTTCAAGCCATCACGCAGCGGGGTGATCCACATCACCTGCGCGGCGGCGTAATGGGCCACCACTTCTTCGAACGGCAGCGCCTGGGCGAAGAAGCGCACCGGCGTCCAGTCCAGCCGCGAGAAGCGCCCGTTGATCCGCCCCACCGCCTGCTCGATCTGGTTCTGCAGCGTGCGGTAGATGGTCATCTCGCGTGCGGCCGGCACGCAGATCATCAGCAGGGTGACCTTGCCCTGGCGATCCGGATGCTGTTCCAGCAGGCGCTCGAACGCCTCCAGTTTGGCCAGCGTTCCCTTGGTGTAATCCAGGCGCTCCACCGAGAGCACCAGCTTGCGCGCGCCGATCTCGCGGCGCAGCTTGAAGATGTCGTTGCGCACGTCACTGCGTGCGAGCACGTTGTGGATGCGGCGCAGGTCGGTGCCCACCGGATGTGCACCCAGAGCGACTTCGCGATCGCCCACACGCAGGCGCGTGGTCATCGTGTCCAGGCCAACCGCGCACCCGTAGGTGAGGAAGCGCGGGGCGCAGCTTTCCCACGCCAGGCGCTCGGCCGGCATCGCACCGCGGACCACGTCCACGAAGTTCTCCACCTGGCGCGGAATGTGGAAGCCGATGTAATCGCAGCTGAGCAGGCTGCCGATGATCTCGCGGCGCCACGGCACCACGTTGAACACATCAGCCGAGGGGAAGTAGGTGTGGTGGAAGAAGGCGATCTTCAGGTCCGGGCGCAGCTCGCGCAGCGTGGCCGGCACCATCCACAGGTTGTAGTCGTGGATCCACACCGTCGCGCCATGCGCGGCTTCGGCGGCAGTGGCCTCGGCGAACTTGCGGTTGACCTTCAGGAACACCTGCCAATCTTCCTCGCGGAACTTGGCGCGCTCCCAGAACACATGCAGCATCGGCCAGAACGCTTCCTTGGAAAAGCGCTTGTAGAAGATGTCCACTTCCTGCTTGCTCAGCGGCACGCGCGCGGCGGTCAGGGTCGGGTAGCGCTCGGCATCCACCGGCAGGTGGGTCTGGAACGGGCCGCGCTTGGGCTCATCGATGCCCCAGGCCACCCAGGAGCCTTTCTGGCCGCCTTCGAAGAAGCTCAGCAGGGAGGGAATGATGCCGTTCGGCGAACGCGGGGGGCGCTGCACCAGCACGCCGTCTTCCATGACTTCATCGAAGGGCAGGCGGTGGTAGACCATCACCAGGTCCGCCCCGTCGGCGCGTGCCTGCGCCGGGGGGCGCAGGAAGGGATCGTCATCGGCAAGCAGGTGGAAATGTTCGATCGCTTCGAGAATGCCGCCACACCCCGGTGCCTG contains the following coding sequences:
- the blaL2 gene encoding L2 family extended-spectrum class A beta-lactamase, whose translation is MIARRQFLQWTGAAAASALAATAFAKTPLPSPQPAVAAKDFAALEAASGGRLGVTLLNTATGWRTGNRQDERFPMCSTFKFVLSAAVLHLADQGTLPLDRRIPVRQQDMLSHAPVTTRHIGKDVTVRDLCRATMITSDNPAANLLLGVVGGPAGVTAFLRANGDAVTRNDRLEPEMNRFTPGDPRDTTSPAAMAASLQRFVLGDVLKPASRQQLADWLIDNETGDARLRAGLSKAWRVGDKTGSNGEDTTNDIAILWPLAGGAPWVLTSYLQGATVDDAGRNDVLRQVAVIAEGIMQQAG
- the ggpS gene encoding glucosylglycerol-phosphate synthase produces the protein MTVSTPTSLTPTRTPPAPPAPQLILATDLDGTFLAGDAAARHRLYRLVDQHPGIRLIFITGRGLEAVMPLLSDPAIPRPDYVVCDVGATVVDGHTLQPLQPLQSMIDAHWPGEQVVAAAMRPFTALQRQDVPQERRCSYFCDPDTLAPLRSQIQAAAQALGCDVLYSADRYLDILPPDTDKGRTLAALARLLELPRDRILVAGDTLNDLSMYTSGFRGVCVGDSEPALTAATADLDHTFHAQAPGCGGILEAIEHFHLLADDDPFLRPPAQARADGADLVMVYHRLPFDEVMEDGVLVQRPPRSPNGIIPSLLSFFEGGQKGSWVAWGIDEPKRGPFQTHLPVDAERYPTLTAARVPLSKQEVDIFYKRFSKEAFWPMLHVFWERAKFREEDWQVFLKVNRKFAEATAAEAAHGATVWIHDYNLWMVPATLRELRPDLKIAFFHHTYFPSADVFNVVPWRREIIGSLLSCDYIGFHIPRQVENFVDVVRGAMPAERLAWESCAPRFLTYGCAVGLDTMTTRLRVGDREVALGAHPVGTDLRRIHNVLARSDVRNDIFKLRREIGARKLVLSVERLDYTKGTLAKLEAFERLLEQHPDRQGKVTLLMICVPAAREMTIYRTLQNQIEQAVGRINGRFSRLDWTPVRFFAQALPFEEVVAHYAAAQVMWITPLRDGLNLVSKEFVATQGIEGSNGVLVLSEFAGAAAELKGAVLTNPHDPADLTAGLLQALSMPDEEATGRMRQLFGSVEYYDVDRWGREFLEAVRTSQSEG